GGCTCCCACGCTCCGCGTGGGAGCCTGGCCGGTGACGCTCCGCGTCGCTGCGGGGGCTGTGTGCGCAGGGCTGTGAGTGGACGCCGATCGTCGAGGGCGGCATTCCCACGCGGAGCGTGGGAACGATCAAAAATAAATCACTCCGACCCCTTTAGGGATGGTCTGAAATAGCCATGCATTTCTGGCTGACTTCAGCCTTTGCCGATTTTGAAAGCGGGCAAACGATCAAAATCGACCAGATGGCCCACTCATTTCTCCGTTCTTGGCCGTCGCGAGCATCTCGCGGCAGCCATTCTCCTCATCACAGGCGCACCTCTCCTGTGGTCGCCAGCAAATGTCGACGCGCCATCCACAGGTTCGACAGCGCGAACAGCGTTATCAGCTGCGCGGTGTTCTTGGCCAGGCCGCGGAATCGCACCTTCACGTAACCGAACTGGCGCTTGATCACCCGAAATGGGTGCTCGACCTTGGCCCGCACCTGGGCCTTGGCCTTTTCGATCTTGCGTTTGGCTGTATAGAGCGGGCTGCTCTTGCCCAGCTTCTTATAGGTGCCTCGTCGTGCCGCGACCTGCCAGATCACCTCACGGCCGGCATGCTCGGAGCGCTTCTCGACCCCGGTATAGCCGGCATCGGCGCAGATGACGTTCTCCTCGCCATGCAGCAACTTGTCGACTTGGGTCACGTCCGCCACGTTGGCTGCGGTACCGACCACGCTGTGCACCAGGCCCGATTCGTCATCGACGCCGATGTGGGCCTTCATGCCGAAGTAGTACTGGTTGCCCTTCTTGGTCTGATGCATCTCAGGGTCGCGTTTGCCGTCTTTGTTCTTGGTCGAGCTGGGCGCATCGATCAGCGTGGCATCAACGATGGTGCCCTGGCGCAGCGACAGGCCGCGGTCACCGAGATATCCGTTAATTACCGCCAGTATTCCGGCCGCCAGTTCGTGTTTTTCCAGCAGGCGCCGGAAGTTGAGGATGGTGGTTTCGTCCGGGATACGTTCCAGGCTCAGGCCAGCAAACTGGCGCAGGATAGTGGTCTCGTACAAAGCCTCTTCCATTGCCGGATCGCTATAGCCGAACCAGTTCTGCATCAGATGAATACGCAGCATCGCCAGCAGCGGATAAGCGGGCCGGCCGCCTTCACCCTTTGGGTAGTGCGGCTCGATCAGGGCAATCAACCCCTTCCACGGCACCACCTGATCCATCTCAATCAGGAACAGTTCCTTGCGGGTTTTCTTGCGCTTGCCGGCGTACTCGGCGTCGGCGAAGGTCATCTGCTTCATCGGAAAACTCGGCGGGTGGAATCCGGGTATTTTGCCAAAATCAGGAAGTCTTCTTCAGAGTTTCCTTAGTTCTGCTTTAGTTCTCCTTTAGTTCTGCAGGGGGGGCACTCGTTGCAACTCATCGGCTTTCCACATTGCACTCTGCTGCTTAGTGGCTGTCAGCTTCGACGCCGTATCCTCGCTCATAACTCGCTCTCCATTACTGGCTTGCACTGAATCGCCAGTGAGTTCTGGCTCACCACATCAGCCAGGGGCCCGGGGCTGAAGTGTGTATATTTCTGCGTCATGGCCAGGGTGACGTGGTCATGACGCGTAGCAGGGGGCATGCCAAAAAAAGCCCCGCACTAGGCGGGGCTTGCAGTTTTCTCGCTACCCCAAACATCCATTTCAGGTAAAGCGTTTCTAATCTGTCTTAACGGTCTAGACCCAGGAATCAATCCCAGCTCAACGCCCCACCTGTCTGATACTCGATCACCCGCGTCTCGAAGAAGTTCTTCTCCTTCTTCAGGTCCATGATCTCGCTCATCCATGGGAAGGGGTTAGTGGTACCTGGGTACTCTTCCTTCAAGCCAATCTGGGTCAGGCGACGGTTGGCGATGAACTTGAGGTAGTCCTCCATCATCGCCGCGTTCATGCCCAGTACGCCCCGGGGCATGGTGTCGCGGGCGTATTCGATCTCCAGCTGGGTGCCCTGGAGGATCATCTGGGTGGCCTCGTCCTTCATCGCCGCATCCCACAGGTGCGGGTTCTCGATCTTGATCTGGTTGATCACGTCGATGCCGAAGTTCAGGTGCATGGATTCGTCGCGCAGGATGTACTGGAACTGCTCGGCGACGCCGGTCATCTTGTTGCGCCGGCCCATGGAGAGGATCTGGGTGAAGCCGCAGTAGAAGAAGATGCCTTCGAGCACGCAGTAGTAGGCGATCAGGTTGCGCAGCAATTCCTTGTCGGTCTCCACGGTGCCGGTGTTGAAGGTCGGGTCGGAGATGGCGCGGGTGTACTTGAGGCCCCAGCTGGCCTTCTTCGCCACGCTCGGGATCTCGTGGTACATGTTGAAGATCTCGCCTTCATCCATCCCCAGGGACTCGATGCAGTACTGGTAGGCGTGGGTGTGGATCGCCTCTTCGAAGGCCTGGCGCAGGATGTACTGGCGGCACTCGGGGTTGGTGATCAGGCGGTACACGGCCAGGGCCAGGTTGTTGGCCACCAGCGAATCGGCGGTGGAGAAGAAGCCGAGGTTGCGCATGACGATGCGGCGCTCGTCGTCGGTCAGGCCGTCGGTGCTCTTCCACAACGCGATGTCCGCGTTCATGTTCACTTCCTGGGGCATCCAGTGGTTGGCGCAACCATCCAGGTACTTCTGCCAGGCCCAGTCGTACTTGAAGGGTACGAGCTGGTTGAGGTCGGCGCGGCAGTTGATCATGCGCTTCTCGTCGACCGCGACGCGGGCGGCGGAGCCTTCCAGCTCGTCCAGGCCTTCCTGGATGTCCAGCTGGTCGAGGGCGGCCTTGGCGCGGGCCACTGCGGCGCTGTCGTCGGCGGCCACGGCGCGGGCTTCGTGGGCGGCGGCGTCGCCGGCCTGGTCGAGCTTGTCCACACCCAGGTCGGTGGATTGGGCGTTGGTGTTGCTGGCGACGGCGGCTTCGCTGCCGTCTTCCTTGTCGAATTCATCCCAGCTCAGCATGGCTTGGCTCCTGCTTGAGGGCCGGTGAAATGACCGGCCTGTATGGATATACAGTTAAATACTAGTCTGTGGCGTGGCGCAATGGCGACCGTCGGTCGCAGGGGAGAGGCTGGTGCCTTTCTCCGGGGCTCGCCTGAGCGGCGAGTCCTCAACTATTCGAGCGCGTAGCTGAGCGAGTAGTCGCTAGGCGCCGTGTGGGCCGGCCCCGGGAGTGTACGGCTGTACATGACCGGGGTCGGTTCACGCGGCAACGACGCGAATGCCGCTCAGATTCGCGCGTTTATTGGCACGCTTCGCAGTCCGGCTCGTCGATGGCACAGGCCTTGGGCACGGGGGCCGGCGCCGGTGCGGCCTGCTCGGCCGGGGCCTTGGCCGGTGCCGCGCCGAGGCCGTCGCCACCACCGCTGGACACGGCGTTGAGCTTGCCGGTGTTGATGGTCGACTTCTCGGTGCTGGTGGCGGCCAGGGCACGGAGGTAGTAGGTGGTCTTCAGGCCGCGGTACCAGGCCATGCGGTAGGTCACGTCGAGCTTCTTGCCCGAGGCGCCGGCGATGTACAGGTTCAGCGACTGGGCCTGGTCGATCCACTTCTGGCGACGGCTGGCGGCGTCGACGATCCACTTGGTCTCCACCTCGAAGGCGGTGGCGTACAGGTCCTTGAGCTCCTGGGGGATGCGCTCGATCTGCTGCACCGAACCGTCGTAGTACTTCAGGTCGTTGATCATCACCGAGTCCCACAGGCCGCGGGCCTTGAGGTCGCGTACCAGGTAGGGGTTGATCACGGTGAACTCGCCGGAGAGGTTCGACTTCACGTAGAGGTTCTGGTAGGTCGGCTCGATCGACTGCGACACGCCGGTGATGTTGGCGATGGTCGCGGTCGGCGCGATGGCCATGATGTTGGAGTTGCGGATGCCCTTCTGCACGCGTTCGCGCAGCGGGGCCCAGTCCAGCGACTCGGTCAGGTCGACATCGATGTACTTCTGGCCGCGAGCCTCGATGAGGATCTGCTGGGAGTCCAGCGGCAGGATGCCCTTGGACCACAGCGAGCCCTGGAAGGTCTCGTAGGCGCCGCGCTCGTCGGCCAGGTCGCAGGACGCCTGGATGGCGTAGTAGCTGACCGCTTCCATCGACTTGTCGGCGAAGTCCACTGCGGCATCGGAGCCGTAGGGGATGTGCTGCAGGTACAGGGCGTCCTGGAAGCCCATGATGCCCAGGCCCACCGGACGGTGCTTGAAGTTGGAGTTCTTCGCCTGCGGCACCGAGTAGTAGTTGATGTCGATGACGTTATCGAGCATGCGCACCGCGGTCTTCACCGTGCGCGCCAGCTTGGCGGTGTCCAGCTTGCCGTCGACGATGTGGTTCGGCAGGTTGACCGAACCCAGGTTGCACACGGCGATCTCGTCCTTGTTGGTGTTCAAGGTGATCTCGGTGCACAGGTTGGAGCTGTGCACCACGCCGACGTGCTGCTGCGGGCTGCGCAGGTTGCACGGGTCCTTGAAGGTCAGCCACGGGTGGCCGGTCTCGAACAGCATCGAGAGCATCTTGCGCCACAGGTCCTTGGCCTGGATGGTCTTGAACAGCTTGATCTTGCCGCCGTACTGGGTCAGGGCTTCGTAGTACTCGTAGCGCTCCTCGAAGGCCTTGCCGGTGAGGTCGTGCAGGTCCGGCACTTCGCTCGGGCTGAACAGGGTCCAGGGGCCGTCGTCGAACACGCGCTTCATGAACAGGTCCGGGATCCAGTTGGCGGTGTTCATGTCGTGGGTGCGGCGACGGTCGTCACCGGTGTTCTTGCGCAGCTCGATGAACTCCTCGATGTCCATGTGCCAGGTTTCCAGGTAGGCACAGACCGCGCCCTTGCGCTTGCCGCCCTGGTTGACCGCCACGGCGGTGTCGTTGACCACCTTGAGGAAGGGCACGACGCCCTGGGATTTGCCGTTGGTGCCCTTGATGTAGGAGCCCAGCGCGCGCACCGGGGTCCAGTCGTTGCCCAGGCCGCCGGCGAATTTGC
The genomic region above belongs to Pseudomonas benzenivorans and contains:
- a CDS encoding IS5 family transposase, whose amino-acid sequence is MKQMTFADAEYAGKRKKTRKELFLIEMDQVVPWKGLIALIEPHYPKGEGGRPAYPLLAMLRIHLMQNWFGYSDPAMEEALYETTILRQFAGLSLERIPDETTILNFRRLLEKHELAAGILAVINGYLGDRGLSLRQGTIVDATLIDAPSSTKNKDGKRDPEMHQTKKGNQYYFGMKAHIGVDDESGLVHSVVGTAANVADVTQVDKLLHGEENVICADAGYTGVEKRSEHAGREVIWQVAARRGTYKKLGKSSPLYTAKRKIEKAKAQVRAKVEHPFRVIKRQFGYVKVRFRGLAKNTAQLITLFALSNLWMARRHLLATTGEVRL
- a CDS encoding ribonucleotide-diphosphate reductase subunit beta, which encodes MLSWDEFDKEDGSEAAVASNTNAQSTDLGVDKLDQAGDAAAHEARAVAADDSAAVARAKAALDQLDIQEGLDELEGSAARVAVDEKRMINCRADLNQLVPFKYDWAWQKYLDGCANHWMPQEVNMNADIALWKSTDGLTDDERRIVMRNLGFFSTADSLVANNLALAVYRLITNPECRQYILRQAFEEAIHTHAYQYCIESLGMDEGEIFNMYHEIPSVAKKASWGLKYTRAISDPTFNTGTVETDKELLRNLIAYYCVLEGIFFYCGFTQILSMGRRNKMTGVAEQFQYILRDESMHLNFGIDVINQIKIENPHLWDAAMKDEATQMILQGTQLEIEYARDTMPRGVLGMNAAMMEDYLKFIANRRLTQIGLKEEYPGTTNPFPWMSEIMDLKKEKNFFETRVIEYQTGGALSWD
- a CDS encoding ribonucleoside-diphosphate reductase subunit alpha — protein: MHTDTTRENPQAQAPQAADASQDLSATAPGQLRVIKRNGTVVPYTDDKITVAITKAFLAVEGGTAAASSRIHDTVARLTEQVSATFKRRMPSGGTIHIEEIQDQVELALMRAGEQKVARDYVIYRESRAQERKRGAASEVAVPHPSIRITAADGSVAPLDMGRLQTIIREACEGLAEVDGALIERETLKNLYDGVAEKDVNTALVMTARTLVEREPNYSYVTARLLMDNIRAEGLGFLGVAASATHHEMAELYAKALPAYVAKGIEFELLDPKLQSYDLERLGQAINHERDQQFTYLGLQTLYDRYFIHKDGVRFELPQVFFMRVAMGLAIEEQDKETRAIEFYNLLSSFDYMSSTPTLFNAGTLRPQLSSCYLTTVPDDLSGIYSAIHDNAMLSKFAGGLGNDWTPVRALGSYIKGTNGKSQGVVPFLKVVNDTAVAVNQGGKRKGAVCAYLETWHMDIEEFIELRKNTGDDRRRTHDMNTANWIPDLFMKRVFDDGPWTLFSPSEVPDLHDLTGKAFEERYEYYEALTQYGGKIKLFKTIQAKDLWRKMLSMLFETGHPWLTFKDPCNLRSPQQHVGVVHSSNLCTEITLNTNKDEIAVCNLGSVNLPNHIVDGKLDTAKLARTVKTAVRMLDNVIDINYYSVPQAKNSNFKHRPVGLGIMGFQDALYLQHIPYGSDAAVDFADKSMEAVSYYAIQASCDLADERGAYETFQGSLWSKGILPLDSQQILIEARGQKYIDVDLTESLDWAPLRERVQKGIRNSNIMAIAPTATIANITGVSQSIEPTYQNLYVKSNLSGEFTVINPYLVRDLKARGLWDSVMINDLKYYDGSVQQIERIPQELKDLYATAFEVETKWIVDAASRRQKWIDQAQSLNLYIAGASGKKLDVTYRMAWYRGLKTTYYLRALAATSTEKSTINTGKLNAVSSGGGDGLGAAPAKAPAEQAAPAPAPVPKACAIDEPDCEACQ